A single genomic interval of Penaeus vannamei isolate JL-2024 chromosome 21, ASM4276789v1, whole genome shotgun sequence harbors:
- the LOC138865506 gene encoding uncharacterized protein, producing MNRTQDEGTEHRTKEQNTRRNRTQDEGTEHKTKEQNTRRRNKTQDEGTEYKTKVQNTGRKTKEQNTRRMNRTQDEGTEHKTKEQNTRRRNRTQDEGTEHKTKEQNTRRRNRRQDEGTEHKTKEQNTRRRRQQKHKTKEQNTRRRNRTQDEGTKPRRNKTQDEGTEHKTKEQNTRRRNRTQDEGTEHKTKEQNTRRRNRTQDEGTEHKTKEQNQEGTKHKTKEQNTRRRNRTQDEGTKPRRNKTQDEGTKPRRNKTQDEGTEHKTKEQNTRRRNKTKKEQNSASLRPNSDLFGGDKPSG from the coding sequence ATGAACAGAACACAAGACGAAGGTACAGAACACAGGACGAAGGAACAGAACACAAGAAGGAACAGAACACAAGACGAAGGAACAGAACACAAGACGAAGGAACAGAACACAAGACGAAGGAACAAAACACAAGACGAAGGAACAGAATACAAGACGAAGGTACAGAACACAGGACGCAAGACGAAGGAACAAAACACAAGACGAATGAACAGAACACAAGACGAAGGAACAGAACACAAGACGAAGGAACAGAACACAAGACGAAGGAACAGAACACAAGACGAAGGAACAGAACACAAGACGAAGGAACAGAACACAAGACGAAGGAACAGAAGACAAGACGAAGGAACAGAACACAAGACGAAGGAACAGAACACAAGACGAAGGAGACAACAAAAGCACAAGACGAAGGAACAGAACACAAGACGAAGGAACAGAACACAAGACGAAGGAACAAAACCAAGAAGGAACAAAACACAAGACGAAGGAACAGAACACAAGACGAAGGAACAGAACACAAGACGAAGGAACAGAACACAAGACGAAGGAACAGAACACAAGACGAAGGAACAAAACACAAGACGAAGGAACAGAACACAAGACGAAGGAACAGAACACAAGACGAAGGAACAAAACCAAGAAGGAACAAAACACAAGACGAAGGAACAGAACACAAGACGAAGGAACAGAACACAAGACGAAGGAACAAAACCAAGAAGGAACAAAACGCAAGACGAAGGAACAAAACCAAGAAGGAACAAAACACAAGACGAAGGAACAGAACACAAGACGAAGGAACAGAACACAAGACGAAGGAACAAAACCAAGAAGGAACAAAAC